Proteins encoded by one window of Deinococcus radiodurans R1 = ATCC 13939 = DSM 20539:
- a CDS encoding endonuclease III domain-containing protein — MPSRSPQASSKSRPLSEQNPPPVWFGEYLSRLRDTYAPELPPPRQFPDPLGGLIRTILSQQNTRRVAQRQWEVLTATYPQWEAALLDGPDGIEATLKSAGGGLSRMKADYIYGILAHLQEHHGGLSLRFLREFPHTPEGHEQARQALAALPGVGHKTVALVLLFDLRRPAMPVDGNMERAAKRLELVPAAWNSHKVERWYAEVMPADWETRFALHISGVRHGRDTCRSKHPLCPQCPLREFCPSASIFELGEAGEREPSELEW; from the coding sequence GTGCCCTCACGTTCCCCCCAGGCGTCCTCTAAATCCCGTCCTCTGAGCGAACAGAACCCGCCGCCCGTGTGGTTCGGCGAGTATCTGTCGCGCCTGCGGGACACCTACGCGCCCGAGCTGCCGCCTCCGCGCCAGTTTCCCGACCCGCTCGGGGGGCTGATCCGGACCATCCTCTCGCAGCAAAACACCCGCCGGGTCGCGCAGCGGCAATGGGAGGTGCTGACCGCCACCTACCCGCAGTGGGAAGCGGCGCTGCTTGACGGTCCTGACGGTATCGAGGCCACGCTCAAGTCGGCGGGCGGCGGCCTCTCGCGCATGAAGGCCGACTACATCTACGGCATCCTCGCCCACCTGCAAGAGCACCACGGCGGCCTGAGCCTGCGCTTCCTGCGCGAGTTTCCCCACACCCCAGAGGGCCACGAGCAGGCGCGGCAGGCCCTCGCCGCCTTGCCGGGGGTCGGCCACAAAACCGTCGCGCTGGTGCTGCTGTTTGACCTGCGCCGCCCCGCCATGCCGGTGGATGGCAACATGGAACGGGCGGCCAAACGGCTCGAACTCGTGCCCGCCGCTTGGAACAGCCACAAGGTCGAGCGCTGGTACGCCGAGGTCATGCCCGCCGACTGGGAGACCCGTTTTGCCCTCCACATCTCCGGCGTGCGGCACGGGCGCGACACCTGCCGCAGCAAGCACCCGCTGTGTCCTCAATGCCCCCTGCGCGAGTTCTGCCCGAGTGCATCGATTTTTGAGCTGGGCGAGGCGGGGGAGCGGGAGCCGTCCGAGTTGGAGTGGTAA
- a CDS encoding acylphosphatase: MRLTALVSGHVQGVGYRLFVQRYARDLGLHGYAENLSDGKVEVIAEGDEDALNRLLHWLRRGPPHARVQAVDTQYSEETGLREFHIY, from the coding sequence ATGCGCCTGACTGCACTCGTTTCCGGACACGTTCAGGGGGTCGGGTACCGGCTCTTCGTTCAGCGGTACGCCCGCGACCTGGGCCTTCATGGCTACGCCGAGAACCTCAGCGACGGCAAGGTCGAAGTCATTGCCGAGGGCGACGAGGACGCCCTGAACCGGCTGCTGCACTGGTTGCGGCGCGGCCCGCCCCACGCCCGCGTGCAGGCGGTGGATACGCAGTACAGCGAGGAAACGGGGCTGCGGGAGTTTCATATTTATTGA
- a CDS encoding phosphotriesterase family protein: MTAQTVTGAVAAAQLGATLPHEHVIFGYPGYAGDVTLGPFDHAAALASCTETARALLARGIQTVVDATPNDCGRNPAFLREVSEATGLQILCATGFYYEGEGATTYFKFRASLGDAESEIYEMMRTEVTEGIAGTGIRAGVIKLASSRDAITPYEQLFFRAAARVQRETGVPIITHTQEGQQGPQQAELLTSLGADPARIMIGHMDGNTDPAYHRETLRHGVSIAFDRIGLQGMVGTPTDAERLSVLTTLLGEGYADRLLLSHDSIWHWLGRPPAIPEAALPAVKDWHPLHISDDILPDLRRRGITEEQVGQMTVGNPARLFG; this comes from the coding sequence ATGACGGCACAGACGGTGACGGGCGCAGTCGCGGCGGCTCAACTCGGAGCGACGCTGCCCCACGAACACGTGATTTTCGGCTACCCCGGCTACGCGGGCGACGTGACGCTCGGGCCATTCGACCACGCGGCAGCGCTCGCAAGCTGCACCGAAACGGCGCGGGCGCTGCTGGCGCGCGGTATTCAGACGGTGGTGGACGCCACCCCCAACGACTGCGGACGCAACCCGGCCTTCCTGCGCGAGGTGAGCGAGGCAACCGGCCTCCAGATTCTGTGCGCGACCGGCTTTTATTACGAGGGCGAGGGCGCCACGACCTACTTCAAGTTCCGCGCTTCTCTGGGTGACGCCGAAAGCGAAATCTACGAGATGATGCGGACCGAGGTGACCGAGGGCATCGCCGGCACCGGCATCCGCGCCGGGGTCATCAAGCTGGCGAGCAGCCGCGACGCCATCACCCCCTACGAGCAACTGTTTTTCCGGGCGGCGGCGCGGGTGCAGCGCGAAACCGGCGTGCCGATCATCACCCACACTCAGGAAGGCCAGCAGGGACCGCAGCAAGCCGAGCTGCTGACCTCGCTCGGCGCGGACCCGGCGCGCATCATGATCGGGCACATGGACGGCAACACCGACCCGGCCTACCACCGCGAGACGCTGCGCCACGGCGTGAGCATCGCCTTTGACCGCATCGGCTTGCAGGGCATGGTGGGCACCCCCACCGACGCCGAGCGGCTAAGCGTGCTGACCACGCTGCTCGGCGAGGGCTACGCCGACCGGCTGCTGCTCTCGCACGACAGCATCTGGCACTGGCTGGGACGCCCGCCGGCCATCCCCGAAGCCGCCTTGCCCGCCGTCAAGGACTGGCACCCTCTCCACATCTCCGACGACATCTTGCCTGATCTGCGGCGCCGGGGCATCACCGAGGAGCAGGTGGGGCAGATGACGGTGGGCAACCCGGCCCGGCTGTTCGGGTAA
- a CDS encoding polyprenyl synthetase family protein produces the protein MTGVFSPSVPGLPLAGLAVPDAAFETRMREVLRSDVEFIAIIGEDLVTAGGKRVRPLVTLLAAQALGAGPDALATSHSWDELLRLSVCVELLHSASLLHDDLIDDSDKRRGQETAFRRFGNVVSVMSGDFMLARLLGELSGMPGSPALTRAFGQAASVICEGEVLQFQVASYADYSFENYFQVIHGKTAALLELAAQAPAMLLGADDSARDALSTFGREYGMAFQMQDDLLDLLGEEAQIGKPVGGDLREGKATYPVLCLLGGPHDAEVRAILERRAGEDGDVARMIALARQERTDDCTREEIRRRARLAIAALDALPPSPARTALAALAERELNRTH, from the coding sequence ATGACTGGCGTCTTTTCTCCGAGCGTCCCCGGCCTGCCCCTGGCCGGGCTGGCGGTGCCCGACGCTGCCTTCGAGACCCGGATGCGCGAGGTGCTGCGCTCGGACGTGGAATTCATCGCCATCATCGGGGAAGACCTCGTCACGGCGGGCGGCAAACGGGTGCGCCCGCTGGTCACGCTGCTCGCGGCGCAGGCCCTGGGTGCCGGCCCCGACGCGCTGGCCACGTCTCACAGCTGGGACGAACTGCTGCGCCTGAGCGTGTGCGTGGAACTGCTGCACTCGGCCAGCCTGCTGCACGACGACCTGATCGACGACTCCGACAAACGCCGGGGTCAGGAAACGGCCTTCCGGCGCTTCGGCAACGTGGTCAGCGTGATGAGCGGCGACTTCATGCTGGCGCGGCTTCTCGGCGAACTCTCGGGGATGCCCGGCAGCCCGGCGCTCACCCGCGCCTTCGGGCAGGCGGCGAGCGTGATTTGCGAGGGCGAAGTCTTGCAGTTTCAGGTCGCGTCCTACGCCGATTATTCCTTCGAGAACTACTTTCAGGTCATTCACGGCAAGACGGCGGCGCTGCTCGAACTCGCGGCGCAGGCCCCGGCCATGCTGCTCGGTGCCGACGACAGCGCCCGCGACGCGCTCTCGACTTTCGGGCGCGAGTACGGCATGGCCTTTCAAATGCAAGACGACCTGCTCGACCTGCTCGGCGAGGAGGCGCAAATCGGCAAGCCGGTGGGCGGCGACCTGCGTGAGGGCAAGGCGACCTACCCGGTGCTGTGCCTGCTCGGCGGCCCGCACGACGCCGAGGTGCGCGCCATCCTCGAACGCCGCGCCGGGGAAGACGGCGACGTGGCGCGGATGATTGCGCTGGCCCGTCAGGAGCGCACCGACGACTGCACCCGCGAGGAGATTCGCCGCCGCGCCCGCCTCGCCATCGCTGCGCTGGACGCGCTGCCGCCCTCACCGGCCCGCACGGCGCTGGCCGCGCTGGCCGAACGCGAACTGAACCGCACCCATTGA
- a CDS encoding alpha-amylase family protein: protein MLTPDLAARLRLAFDDDRDAETFRLRLERYGPELADNLRAVYGNHADALIGELLEVMLHAYHARPADLKRLDEARLLRPDWLQGPEMVGYVAYVDRFAGTLRGVGERLEYLEGLGVTYLHLLPLLRPRDGENDGGYAVQDYRSVRPDLGTIDDLSALARELRGRGISLVLDLVLNHVAEEHEWAVRATAGEAAYRDYFHIFPDRTQPDAYERTLPEIFPDFAPGNFTWNGEAGGWVWTTFNRSQWDVNWGNPAVFREYLDLILTLANRGVEVFRLDAIAFLWKRLGTDCQNQPEVHRLTHALRAATRIVAPAVAFKAEAIVAPGDLIHYLGSRDHHGRVSDMAYHNSLMVQLWSSLASRDTRLLTAALAAFPPKPTNTTWGVYVRCHDDIGWAIADEDAARVGLSGPAHRHFLSDFYSGEFPGSFARGLVFQHHPQTGDRRISGTAASLAGLDLALETGDAERVNDALARLLLLHAVMLGFGGVPLLYMGDELALLNDTDFAAVPAHAADNRWVHRPQMDWELVASAQADAATGQPVTPAGRMFAGLRHLLAVRRRTPHLHASTESRPLPSPDPCVLLLRREHPTGVLLQVYNFSEHHITFPTWPLQEQLGAVAHDLLGESQFHLGGPDLALEPYRALWLVAGG, encoded by the coding sequence ATGCTCACGCCTGACCTCGCCGCCCGCCTGCGCCTCGCTTTCGACGATGACCGTGACGCCGAGACTTTCCGGCTGCGGCTGGAGCGGTACGGCCCGGAACTGGCCGACAACCTGCGGGCGGTCTACGGAAACCACGCCGACGCGCTGATAGGCGAGCTTCTAGAAGTCATGCTGCACGCCTACCACGCCCGCCCCGCCGACCTCAAACGGCTCGACGAGGCGCGGCTGCTGCGCCCCGACTGGCTGCAAGGACCGGAGATGGTGGGCTACGTGGCCTACGTCGACCGCTTTGCCGGCACGCTCAGGGGCGTGGGCGAGCGGCTGGAGTATCTGGAAGGGTTGGGCGTGACCTACCTTCACCTGCTGCCGCTGCTCCGGCCCCGCGACGGCGAAAACGACGGCGGCTACGCGGTGCAGGATTACCGGAGCGTGCGCCCCGACCTCGGCACCATCGACGACCTCTCGGCGCTTGCCCGCGAGCTGCGGGGCCGGGGCATCAGCCTGGTCCTTGACCTGGTGCTCAACCACGTGGCCGAGGAACACGAATGGGCGGTGCGCGCCACAGCGGGCGAGGCCGCCTACCGCGACTATTTTCATATTTTTCCTGATCGCACGCAGCCCGACGCCTACGAGCGCACGCTGCCCGAGATTTTCCCTGACTTCGCGCCGGGTAATTTCACCTGGAACGGAGAAGCGGGCGGCTGGGTGTGGACCACCTTCAACCGCTCCCAGTGGGACGTGAACTGGGGAAACCCCGCCGTGTTCCGCGAGTATCTCGACCTCATTCTCACCCTCGCCAACCGGGGGGTGGAGGTCTTCCGGCTCGACGCCATCGCTTTTTTGTGGAAGCGGCTGGGCACCGACTGTCAGAACCAGCCTGAGGTCCACCGCCTGACCCACGCGCTGCGGGCGGCGACCCGCATCGTGGCCCCGGCGGTGGCGTTCAAGGCCGAGGCGATTGTGGCGCCGGGCGACCTGATTCATTACCTCGGCTCGCGCGACCACCATGGGCGGGTCTCCGACATGGCCTACCACAACTCGCTGATGGTGCAGCTCTGGAGCAGCCTCGCCTCGCGTGACACGCGGCTGCTCACGGCGGCGCTGGCGGCCTTTCCCCCCAAGCCGACGAACACGACCTGGGGCGTCTACGTGCGCTGTCACGACGACATCGGCTGGGCGATCGCCGACGAGGACGCGGCGCGCGTGGGCCTCAGCGGACCGGCGCACCGCCACTTCCTTTCGGACTTTTACAGCGGCGAGTTTCCCGGCTCCTTTGCGCGGGGACTGGTGTTTCAGCACCACCCACAGACCGGGGACCGCCGCATTTCGGGCACGGCGGCGAGCCTTGCCGGGCTGGACCTCGCGCTGGAAACGGGAGACGCCGAGCGGGTGAACGACGCGCTGGCGCGGCTGCTGCTCCTGCACGCGGTCATGCTCGGCTTCGGCGGGGTGCCGCTGCTGTACATGGGCGACGAACTCGCGCTGCTTAACGACACTGACTTTGCGGCCGTGCCCGCCCACGCCGCCGACAACCGCTGGGTTCACCGGCCGCAGATGGACTGGGAGCTGGTCGCCTCTGCCCAGGCCGACGCGGCGACCGGGCAGCCGGTCACGCCCGCCGGGCGAATGTTCGCCGGGCTGCGACACCTGCTCGCCGTGCGCCGCCGCACCCCGCACCTGCACGCCAGCACCGAGTCGCGTCCCCTCCCGAGTCCCGACCCCTGCGTGCTGCTGCTGCGGCGCGAGCACCCGACCGGCGTGCTGCTGCAGGTCTACAACTTCAGCGAGCACCACATCACTTTCCCGACGTGGCCCTTGCAGGAACAGCTCGGCGCCGTGGCCCACGACCTGCTCGGTGAGAGCCAGTTTCACCTGGGCGGGCCGGACCTCGCGCTCGAACCGTACCGGGCGCTGTGGCTGGTGGCGGGGGGGTAA
- the hspR gene encoding heat shock protein transcriptional repressor HspR, fused homodimer type, producing the protein MGSDAKHRPVYVISVAAELVDMHPQTLRLYERKGLIRPGRSSGKTRLYSERDIEHLREIRRLTQELGVNXAGVEEVMRLQHQLDDLQQEFEAEIERIEDELREQARPRALPAPDAPPDPRDRPVYVISIAAELVDMHPQTLRLYERKQLIHPGRSSGKTRLYSERDIEHLREIRRLTQELGVNLAGVEEIMRLRHELDASRAHLEGNVRRLQDDLSERMTTWRTLPAPESEAGPEEDAAAADAGEDQN; encoded by the coding sequence ATGGGTTCGGACGCCAAACATCGCCCTGTCTACGTCATCTCGGTGGCGGCGGAACTGGTGGACATGCATCCCCAGACGCTGCGGCTGTATGAGCGCAAAGGGCTGATTCGTCCGGGACGTTCGAGCGGCAAAACCCGGCTGTATTCCGAGCGCGACATCGAGCACCTGCGCGAAATCCGGCGGCTGACCCAGGAACTCGGCGTCAACNTTGCGGGTGTGGAAGAAGTCATGCGCCTGCAACACCAGCTCGACGACCTGCAACAGGAGTTCGAGGCCGAAATCGAGCGCATCGAGGACGAGTTGCGCGAGCAGGCGCGGCCCCGTGCCCTTCCCGCTCCCGACGCGCCGCCCGACCCGCGTGACCGCCCGGTCTACGTCATTTCCATCGCCGCCGAACTCGTGGACATGCACCCGCAGACGCTGCGGCTCTACGAACGCAAACAACTGATTCACCCAGGCCGCAGCAGCGGCAAGACCCGGCTGTACTCCGAGCGCGACATCGAACACCTACGCGAGATTCGGCGGCTGACCCAGGAACTCGGCGTCAACCTCGCGGGCGTGGAAGAAATCATGCGCCTGCGCCACGAACTCGATGCCTCGCGTGCCCACCTCGAAGGCAACGTCCGCCGCTTGCAGGACGACCTCAGCGAGCGCATGACGACCTGGCGCACCCTGCCTGCTCCGGAGTCAGAAGCGGGGCCGGAAGAAGACGCAGCGGCAGCGGATGCCGGAGAAGACCAGAACTGA
- a CDS encoding metallophosphoesterase translates to MPLSPVPARPLWVVGDVHGAHDKLRALLLEAGLTDALGHWTGGAAHLVFLGDYVDRGPDGLGVLRLVQSLEEQALAAGGEVTALLGNHEVMLLAAALFREQDPRDRFGFFDYWRSNGGQLTDLERLAPGDLAWLRARPLLAHAQGWLLLHADSPFYLGLGNDPQEVNVRVAELLLSPDPGPWAAFANAFVDRLKFAGDDGTAQARRLLETYGGERLVHGHTPTPLLLQGSGQDLPEGPTVPVLYADGLCLAVDSGMAYFPDAGFVARLGELAPGGRAERVLAELVTLPPTFLDLGSLTATALRPSGEG, encoded by the coding sequence TTGCCCCTGTCTCCCGTACCCGCCCGCCCACTGTGGGTGGTGGGAGACGTGCACGGCGCCCACGACAAATTGCGGGCGCTGCTGCTGGAGGCGGGCCTGACCGACGCACTCGGGCACTGGACCGGGGGCGCGGCGCACCTGGTGTTTCTGGGGGACTACGTGGACCGAGGCCCCGACGGTTTGGGCGTGCTGCGGCTGGTGCAGTCGCTTGAGGAGCAGGCGCTGGCGGCGGGCGGCGAAGTCACGGCGCTGCTCGGCAACCACGAGGTGATGCTGCTGGCGGCGGCGCTGTTCCGTGAGCAGGACCCGCGCGACCGCTTCGGCTTTTTCGATTACTGGCGCAGCAACGGCGGACAACTCACCGACCTCGAGCGCCTCGCTCCCGGCGACCTGGCTTGGCTGCGCGCGCGGCCTCTGCTTGCCCACGCGCAGGGCTGGCTGTTGCTGCACGCCGACTCGCCCTTTTACCTGGGCCTGGGCAACGACCCGCAGGAAGTCAATGTCCGGGTGGCCGAACTGCTGCTCAGCCCTGATCCGGGGCCCTGGGCGGCTTTCGCCAACGCGTTCGTGGACCGGCTGAAATTTGCTGGCGACGACGGCACGGCGCAGGCCCGCCGGCTGCTGGAGACCTACGGCGGCGAGCGGCTGGTGCACGGCCACACCCCCACCCCGCTGCTGTTGCAAGGGAGCGGTCAGGACTTGCCCGAAGGCCCCACGGTGCCGGTGCTCTACGCCGATGGCCTGTGTCTCGCGGTGGACAGCGGCATGGCGTACTTTCCCGATGCGGGGTTCGTCGCGCGGCTGGGTGAACTCGCGCCGGGGGGTCGAGCGGAGCGGGTACTTGCCGAACTCGTCACCTTGCCGCCGACTTTTCTGGACCTGGGTTCCCTCACCGCCACAGCGCTGCGCCCGTCCGGAGAAGGCTGA